One segment of Massilia sp. Se16.2.3 DNA contains the following:
- a CDS encoding VOC family protein, whose product MLGKNSVCLGFKDAALEAAQFYAATFPDSAVTAVHRAPADYPAGKEGEVLMVEFTVMGIPCLGLNGGPDFVHSQAFSFQVATDDQQETDRLWDAIVQNGGTANVCGWCQDKWGLSWQITPRALTAAVTDPDPAVAKRAFEAMMGMGKIDIAAIEAARRG is encoded by the coding sequence ATGCTCGGCAAGAACTCGGTTTGTCTTGGCTTCAAGGACGCGGCCCTGGAAGCGGCGCAGTTTTACGCGGCCACCTTTCCCGACAGCGCCGTCACGGCCGTCCATCGCGCTCCCGCCGACTACCCGGCCGGCAAGGAAGGCGAGGTCCTGATGGTCGAATTCACGGTGATGGGGATCCCCTGCCTGGGCCTGAACGGCGGGCCGGACTTCGTCCACAGCCAGGCTTTCTCTTTCCAGGTCGCCACCGACGACCAGCAGGAGACCGACCGCCTGTGGGATGCGATCGTCCAGAACGGCGGCACCGCGAACGTCTGCGGCTGGTGCCAGGACAAATGGGGCCTGTCGTGGCAGATCACGCCGCGCGCGCTGACGGCCGCCGTCACCGATCCCGATCCGGCGGTGGCCAAGCGCGCTTTCGAGGCGATGATGGGGATGGGGAAAATCGATATTGCCGCGATCGAAGCGGCCCGGCGCGGGTAA
- a CDS encoding PaaI family thioesterase: MSTPDADAVPEGFERMQRGGPFIAGLGPLYCRRNPESGEIVIAMRIQPQHTNMRGIAHGGMLATLADASLGLGLTLHCDGRHSFLTVNLSTDFIDAARPGDWVEAHVHIERIGLRVAFAGCTLQVKGKRILRASGVFTVMKPLTPEQLAAGY, from the coding sequence ATGAGCACACCCGACGCCGACGCCGTACCCGAGGGCTTCGAACGCATGCAGCGCGGCGGCCCCTTCATCGCCGGCCTCGGGCCGCTGTACTGCCGCCGGAATCCTGAGTCCGGCGAGATCGTGATCGCGATGCGCATCCAGCCGCAGCACACCAACATGCGCGGCATTGCCCATGGCGGCATGCTGGCCACGCTGGCCGATGCGTCGCTGGGCCTGGGATTGACCCTCCACTGCGACGGCCGACACTCCTTCCTGACCGTAAACCTCAGCACCGATTTCATCGACGCCGCGCGTCCGGGCGACTGGGTCGAGGCGCACGTGCACATCGAACGCATCGGCCTGCGCGTCGCGTTTGCCGGTTGCACCCTGCAGGTAAAGGGGAAGCGCATCCTGCGCGCCAGCGGCGTGTTCACGGTGATGAAGCCGCTGACGCCCGAGCAGCTGGCGGCCGGCTACTGA
- a CDS encoding nucleobase:cation symporter-2 family protein — MTCLPKLPASSPELVLGLEDRPGPLIGMLAALQHLLAIIVPIVTPGLLICQALGVSARDTNLIVSMSLVISGIATFVQCRRIGPFGAGLLVVQGTSFNFVGPLIAGGTLMVKAGTPVEGVMAAIFGVVVAGSFIEMGVSRVLPLLTRVITPLVTGIVVLMIGLTLIKVGLVSMGGGFAAMGNGTFANGQNLLLSSVVLGLIVVLNRIPVVWIRSSAIIIALAAGYALAAMLGRLDFSGMRAAPLFQVPSPLHFGIAFSWTLFIPMIVIYLVTSLEAIGDVTATSKISREPVEGPLWMRRIKGGVLLNGANSLLAGLFNTFPSSIFAQNNGVIQLTGIASRHIGMWIALFLVVLGLFPGVAGVIQAVPEPVLGGAVIVMFGAVAAAGINILASVKLDRRALLIVAVSLALGLGVSQVPEFLAHMPAALRTVLESGVATGGIAAVLLNWFLPAPSDANTAADAP; from the coding sequence ATGACCTGCCTGCCGAAGCTGCCCGCATCGTCCCCCGAACTCGTCCTCGGCCTCGAGGACCGGCCCGGCCCCCTGATCGGCATGCTGGCTGCCCTGCAGCACTTGCTGGCGATCATCGTTCCAATCGTCACGCCGGGCCTCCTGATCTGCCAGGCGCTGGGCGTATCGGCCCGCGATACCAACCTGATCGTCTCGATGTCGCTCGTCATCTCCGGCATCGCCACCTTCGTGCAGTGCCGCCGCATCGGGCCCTTCGGCGCGGGGCTGCTGGTCGTGCAAGGCACCAGCTTCAATTTCGTCGGCCCGCTGATCGCCGGCGGCACCCTGATGGTCAAGGCGGGAACCCCGGTCGAGGGCGTGATGGCGGCGATCTTCGGCGTGGTGGTGGCCGGCTCCTTCATCGAGATGGGTGTCTCGCGCGTGCTGCCCTTGCTCACGCGCGTGATCACGCCGCTCGTCACCGGCATCGTGGTGCTGATGATCGGCCTTACCCTGATCAAGGTCGGCCTGGTCAGCATGGGCGGCGGCTTCGCGGCGATGGGCAACGGTACTTTCGCCAACGGCCAGAACCTGCTGCTGTCGAGCGTGGTCCTCGGCTTGATCGTCGTCCTGAACCGCATTCCCGTGGTCTGGATCCGCAGCAGCGCCATCATCATCGCGCTGGCGGCCGGCTATGCGCTTGCCGCCATGCTGGGCAGGCTCGATTTTTCCGGCATGCGCGCCGCGCCCCTGTTCCAGGTACCGAGCCCGCTGCATTTCGGGATCGCATTTTCCTGGACGCTGTTCATCCCGATGATCGTCATCTACCTCGTCACCTCGCTCGAAGCCATCGGCGACGTCACGGCCACCAGCAAGATCTCGCGCGAGCCGGTCGAAGGCCCGCTGTGGATGCGCCGCATCAAGGGCGGCGTGCTGCTCAATGGCGCCAACTCGCTGCTAGCTGGCCTGTTCAACACTTTCCCCAGCTCGATCTTCGCCCAGAACAACGGCGTCATCCAGTTGACCGGCATCGCCAGCCGCCATATCGGCATGTGGATCGCGCTCTTCCTGGTCGTGCTGGGACTGTTCCCGGGCGTGGCGGGCGTGATCCAGGCGGTGCCCGAGCCCGTGCTGGGCGGCGCCGTGATCGTCATGTTCGGGGCGGTGGCCGCCGCGGGCATCAACATCCTCGCCAGCGTGAAGCTCGACCGGCGGGCACTGCTGATCGTGGCCGTGTCGCTGGCACTCGGCCTGGGCGTGTCGCAGGTGCCCGAATTCCTGGCGCACATGCCGGCGGCGCTGCGCACCGTGCTGGAATCCGGCGTGGCGACCGGCGGCATCGCAGCCGTGCTGCTGAACTGGTTCCTGCCTGCCCCGTCGGACGCGAACACCGCCGCCGACGCGCCTTGA
- a CDS encoding IclR family transcriptional regulator, with protein sequence MPASDTDAPEAQGPIAAGIDTARSAEDRYYITALARGLEVLACFRRADKALSNQQIAERCGLPKSTVTRFTYTLTKLGYLVQESGGRYVLGTATLGLGSAMLARLDIRQLARSMMQELAEFSGTTVSIAMRDRLSMIYVEVCRSTAALALALQVGSRMPLAASAIGRAYLVKAPEQERKDIFGRALELDELAHAALREGFEKGLRDYEAYGCTTSFGDWQKDVNGIAVGFMPIGGSQLMSINCGGPASSVSKEFLLEEVRPRLIEIAARLES encoded by the coding sequence ATGCCAGCGAGCGATACAGACGCACCGGAAGCGCAGGGCCCGATAGCAGCCGGAATCGATACCGCACGCTCCGCCGAAGACCGCTACTACATCACGGCGCTGGCGCGCGGGCTGGAGGTGCTGGCCTGCTTCCGCCGCGCCGACAAGGCGCTGTCGAACCAGCAGATCGCCGAGCGCTGCGGCCTGCCCAAGTCCACCGTCACGCGCTTCACCTATACGCTCACCAAACTGGGCTACCTGGTGCAGGAAAGCGGCGGCCGCTACGTGCTCGGCACCGCCACGCTGGGTCTCGGCAGCGCGATGCTGGCGCGCCTGGACATCCGCCAGCTGGCGCGGTCGATGATGCAGGAGCTGGCCGAGTTTTCCGGCACGACCGTCTCGATCGCCATGCGCGACCGGCTGTCGATGATCTATGTGGAGGTCTGCCGCAGCACGGCGGCGCTGGCGCTCGCCTTGCAGGTGGGCTCGCGCATGCCCCTGGCGGCCTCCGCCATCGGCCGCGCCTACCTGGTGAAAGCACCGGAACAGGAACGCAAGGACATCTTCGGCCGCGCACTGGAACTGGACGAATTGGCGCACGCAGCCCTGCGCGAGGGCTTCGAGAAGGGCCTGCGCGACTACGAGGCCTATGGCTGCACCACCTCGTTCGGCGATTGGCAAAAGGACGTCAACGGCATCGCGGTGGGCTTCATGCCGATCGGCGGCAGCCAGCTCATGTCGATCAACTGCGGCGGGCCGGCGTCGAGCGTGTCGAAGGAGTTCCTGCTCGAGGAAGTGCGCCCGCGCCTGATCGAGATCGCCGCGCGCCTGGAGTCCTGA
- a CDS encoding GntP family permease, translated as MSFLIVLAALAFLMFAAYRGYSVILFAPIAALGAVLLTDPAAVAPVFSGIFMEKMVGFVKLYFPVFMLGAVFGKLIELSGFSESIVAAAVRYIGRSRANAVIVAVCALLTYGGVSLFVVVFAVYPFAAELYRQSNIPKRLMPGALALGAFSFTMDSLPGTPQIQNIIPTTFFKTTSWAAPMLGTIGSVFMIVVGLAYLEWRRRAAMAAGEGYGSALANEPERVQAKSLPNPLLAILPLILVGVANFLLTRMIPEWYGTSFTVAPEILPGLHAPVTTPIKTVVAIWAVQGALLLGILLVLATAFKRVSARFAEGSKAAVGGALLAAMNTASEYGFGGVIAALPGFVVVGSALRSIPDPLINAAVSVSSLAGITGSASGGMSIALAAMSDLFIQGAQAAQIPLEVLHRVVAMASGGMDTLPHNGAVITLLAVTGLTHRQSYREIFAVTLIKTLAVFFVIAVYYLTGLV; from the coding sequence TTGTCATTCCTGATCGTCCTCGCCGCCCTGGCGTTTTTGATGTTCGCCGCCTACCGCGGCTACAGCGTTATCCTGTTCGCACCGATCGCCGCCCTCGGCGCGGTGCTGCTGACCGACCCGGCTGCTGTCGCGCCGGTGTTTTCAGGCATCTTCATGGAGAAGATGGTCGGCTTCGTGAAGTTGTACTTCCCCGTCTTCATGCTCGGCGCCGTGTTCGGCAAACTCATTGAGCTGTCCGGCTTTTCGGAATCGATCGTGGCCGCCGCGGTGCGCTACATCGGCCGCTCGCGCGCGAATGCCGTCATCGTTGCCGTCTGCGCGCTGCTGACCTATGGCGGCGTGTCGCTGTTCGTGGTGGTGTTCGCGGTGTACCCCTTCGCCGCCGAGCTCTACCGCCAGAGCAACATTCCGAAGCGCCTGATGCCGGGCGCGCTGGCGCTGGGGGCCTTCTCGTTCACGATGGATTCGCTGCCGGGCACGCCGCAGATCCAGAACATCATCCCGACCACCTTCTTCAAGACCACGTCCTGGGCCGCACCCATGCTGGGCACGATCGGTTCGGTCTTCATGATCGTGGTCGGGCTGGCCTACCTGGAATGGCGCCGCCGCGCCGCGATGGCTGCCGGCGAAGGCTATGGCAGCGCGCTGGCGAACGAGCCGGAGCGCGTGCAGGCGAAATCGCTGCCGAACCCGCTGCTGGCGATCCTGCCGCTGATCCTGGTCGGCGTCGCCAATTTCCTGCTGACGCGGATGATTCCCGAATGGTATGGGACTTCGTTCACGGTGGCGCCCGAAATCCTGCCGGGCCTGCACGCGCCGGTAACGACGCCGATCAAGACCGTGGTGGCGATCTGGGCGGTGCAGGGCGCACTGCTGCTGGGGATCCTGCTGGTGCTGGCGACCGCCTTCAAACGCGTCAGTGCGCGCTTCGCCGAAGGCTCGAAGGCGGCCGTCGGCGGCGCCCTGCTGGCGGCGATGAACACGGCTTCGGAATACGGGTTCGGCGGCGTGATCGCGGCGCTGCCCGGTTTCGTCGTCGTCGGCAGCGCCCTGAGGAGCATTCCCGACCCGCTGATCAACGCGGCCGTATCGGTCAGTTCGCTGGCCGGCATCACCGGTTCCGCCTCGGGCGGCATGAGCATCGCGCTGGCCGCCATGTCCGACCTGTTCATCCAGGGCGCGCAGGCGGCCCAGATTCCGCTGGAAGTGCTGCACCGGGTGGTGGCCATGGCCAGCGGCGGCATGGACACGCTGCCGCACAACGGCGCCGTGATCACGCTGCTGGCCGTGACGGGCCTGACGCACCGCCAGTCCTATCGCGAAATCTTCGCCGTCACCCTCATCAAGACGCTGGCCGTGTTCTTCGTCATCGCGGTCTACTACCTGACCGGGCTGGTGTAA
- a CDS encoding alpha/beta fold hydrolase — protein MYANAMNWNKLDTLGAQALKSMDRSRQARGKTMERAGYGPRQTASAVVLAEPGLELRRYGGTAGDAPPVLLVPAPIKRAYIWDLAPEISVVQRWLERGYRVYMAHWTPLSESGSDSGHDFGLDDYADRLLDASVRAIAADGAAGGHGKPVIAGHSLGGILAAVYSALHPESVRATILLEAPLHIEPASCCFNRLVKATPDAREIAALFGQVPGVFLNMMSAAAEPQAFQWERMFDRWLSLGDRHALTTHMQVERWTHDEFAMPGRLFADIVESFYRKDEFMAGSLEIAGRSVSPAALRAPLVSVADPRSKLIPPAATQRFHEAAASPAKLLLHYEGDIGVNLQHVGVLVGRNAHARIWPAIFNWLDAEAALPIAATDTAGLR, from the coding sequence ATGTACGCCAATGCCATGAACTGGAACAAACTCGATACGCTGGGGGCGCAGGCCCTGAAAAGCATGGACCGCAGCCGCCAGGCGCGCGGCAAGACGATGGAGCGCGCCGGCTACGGCCCGCGGCAGACGGCATCGGCCGTCGTCCTCGCCGAGCCGGGCCTGGAGCTGCGCCGCTACGGCGGCACTGCCGGGGATGCGCCACCGGTGCTGCTGGTACCCGCCCCCATCAAGCGCGCCTACATCTGGGACCTGGCGCCCGAGATCAGCGTCGTGCAGCGCTGGCTCGAACGGGGCTACCGTGTCTACATGGCGCACTGGACGCCGCTTTCCGAATCCGGGTCCGACTCCGGTCATGACTTCGGCCTGGACGACTATGCCGACCGCCTGCTCGATGCCTCCGTGCGCGCCATCGCGGCCGACGGCGCCGCCGGTGGCCATGGCAAGCCCGTCATCGCCGGCCACTCGCTGGGCGGCATCCTGGCGGCCGTCTACAGCGCCCTGCACCCGGAGAGCGTGCGCGCCACCATCCTGCTCGAAGCCCCGCTGCATATCGAACCGGCCTCGTGCTGCTTCAACCGCCTGGTGAAAGCCACGCCCGACGCGCGCGAGATCGCCGCCCTGTTCGGCCAGGTGCCGGGCGTTTTCCTGAACATGATGAGCGCCGCAGCCGAGCCGCAGGCCTTCCAGTGGGAGCGCATGTTCGACCGCTGGCTGTCGCTTGGCGACCGGCATGCGCTCACCACCCACATGCAGGTGGAACGCTGGACCCATGACGAGTTCGCGATGCCGGGGCGGCTCTTTGCCGACATCGTCGAGTCCTTCTACCGCAAGGACGAGTTCATGGCCGGCAGCCTGGAGATAGCCGGGCGCAGCGTGAGCCCGGCCGCACTGCGCGCGCCGCTGGTGAGCGTGGCCGACCCGCGCAGCAAGCTCATTCCCCCGGCGGCAACCCAGCGCTTCCACGAGGCGGCTGCCAGCCCGGCCAAGCTGCTGCTGCACTACGAAGGCGACATCGGCGTGAACCTGCAGCACGTGGGCGTGCTGGTGGGGCGCAATGCCCATGCGCGCATCTGGCCGGCAATCTTCAACTGGCTCGACGCCGAAGCCGCGCTCCCCATCGCCGCTACGGACACGGCAGGCCTGCGTTGA
- a CDS encoding porin: MKKTILAMAVLAACTSAASAQTSVTIYGIVDAGLTHVTNDGPTGDRTTVEAGQMLVSRWGFKGSDDIGGGLKARFALEGTLLNDTGGAGVPTGTPSNTALFDREATVGLAGNFGSIDIGRQNILGMGSVALADPMNSAFAATSPNVLFGGMNYAAVYGAYGANNGGSALRQSNSIKYVSPSFHGAGFALMRAFGEQANGFQKNSYQGASVFYNAGAFGGGAAYARMKNITDSDLLKSFGIGLKYSLPAVVLKSTYIQNELESTGRKIAILGLGVDVPVGPALTLNGAYYNTRRSGDLRDDSQQYIFIARYALSKRSTFYGSYGHAATDSVVRDGQINLAQGFVAVGSDSANRFTAGILHLF, from the coding sequence ATGAAGAAGACCATCCTTGCAATGGCCGTGCTCGCCGCATGCACGTCGGCCGCTTCGGCGCAAACCAGCGTCACCATTTATGGCATCGTCGATGCCGGCCTCACCCATGTCACCAATGACGGCCCCACCGGCGACCGCACCACGGTCGAAGCCGGGCAAATGCTGGTCTCGCGCTGGGGCTTCAAGGGTAGCGACGACATCGGCGGCGGCCTCAAGGCACGCTTTGCGCTGGAGGGCACGCTGCTCAACGATACCGGTGGCGCCGGCGTGCCGACCGGTACGCCCTCGAATACCGCCCTGTTCGACCGCGAAGCCACCGTCGGCCTGGCGGGGAACTTCGGTTCGATCGACATCGGCCGCCAGAACATCCTCGGCATGGGCTCGGTCGCCCTGGCCGATCCGATGAATTCCGCATTCGCCGCAACGAGCCCGAACGTCCTCTTCGGCGGCATGAACTACGCCGCCGTGTATGGCGCTTACGGTGCGAACAATGGCGGCAGCGCCCTACGCCAGAGTAATTCCATCAAATACGTCTCGCCGAGCTTCCACGGCGCCGGCTTCGCGCTGATGCGCGCCTTTGGCGAACAGGCCAACGGCTTCCAGAAGAATTCCTACCAGGGCGCCTCGGTGTTCTACAACGCCGGCGCCTTCGGTGGCGGCGCAGCCTATGCGCGCATGAAGAACATCACGGACAGCGACCTGCTGAAGTCCTTCGGCATCGGCCTGAAGTATTCGCTGCCGGCGGTCGTGCTGAAGTCGACCTACATCCAGAACGAACTGGAAAGCACGGGCCGCAAGATCGCCATCCTCGGCCTAGGCGTGGACGTGCCGGTGGGGCCTGCCCTCACCCTGAACGGCGCCTACTACAACACGCGCCGCAGCGGCGACCTGCGCGACGACTCGCAGCAATACATCTTCATCGCCCGCTATGCGCTGAGCAAACGCAGCACCTTCTACGGCTCGTACGGGCACGCCGCCACCGACAGCGTGGTGCGCGATGGCCAGATCAACCTCGCCCAGGGCTTCGTCGCGGTGGGCAGCGACTCGGCCAACCGCTTCACGGCCGGCATCCTGCACCTGTTCTGA